Proteins encoded together in one Mugil cephalus isolate CIBA_MC_2020 chromosome 16, CIBA_Mcephalus_1.1, whole genome shotgun sequence window:
- the mrtfab gene encoding myocardin related transcription factor Ab isoform X2 — MIMLDTNHCLSFEPSPMGSPPMPDDIDKEDLKMDHDRLVYHSLKEGRHSGERGRSYNQETTVLQLKLQQRRTREELVSQGIMPPLKSPAAFHEQRRSLERARTEDYLKRKIRCRPERSELVRMHILEETSAEPSLQAKQLQLKRARLADDLNDKISHRPGPIELVHKNILSVTCPVQHSLLDSPKGAGGESSSLDEDSSDALSPDQLTNHDSPLSAVPQMSPSEVLTPNGDLSPTQFLTQPPPPPPPPPPPPPLVNGSDSSPLPKITNGTTIMSASSRSSTGQVKSQAKSSSDRPPQRPKKPKDSKPKVKKLKYHQYIPPDQKADKERPPQMDSSYAKLLHQQQLFLQLQILSQQQQHYNYHTILPAPPKPQTEQPSTTNSGPSPSRSVHTTTTTAPSSQTGTVRQSQTAVGGAKPATLPANLDEFKVAELKQELKLRGLTVSGTKNDLIERLRNYQEQNGGAPTGLKNSIPQPSLKGGTTTAVSTITSSPTTTSTPDHHPTEGGFKLDLASLCHAVPGRVMRFGSTSSSPPVSPTPSERSLAGMSPDETSCNGDMFGEMVSSPLTQLTLHPSPQHPSNVSPLSQPLSVVKEEIQSSCCLSRTSPSSVQPPEHQQGIAMETSSMDKDQMLQEKDKQIEELTRMLRQKQRLVETLRSQLEQGKIAGGIVVKKEGGEKNRASPEVKLQTLIKASAIQPPTLPNGIVLKVKKEVELEEGMEGVTEEAQAKKPTQPMQCSQETLLRLQQIHRLQVQQAELQKQQPQLKQRLSQVQLHKVPEAKLNPQKQQQQKRDAQILLQQQQQLQQLIIQQTQQKQLLAQQKLAQQKLAQQKLAQQKLVQQNQLKQSQGQVQAQQKNQVQLKQVQVQIQNPTVTNQKPGLTQSQQRKQQRAQQRQQKQQTAAATTQQVTPVTINQQNGTPLHTPAISLDLLKANGTPTLVTDTNGNHYLIALTSHATEGQNGVSSLAKTNGRITLQRLQSTPSKLPSADTQSKAKPEAEPVSQPIKKGQKAGLHLDTNGAPQPSLAATAPPNLQPFFDDLSENESQSNLMSSLKQREEVCPPYDRHTLFTPPSPKPNTTLPPQRSKENGVNSQQMDDLFDILLKSGEIPGFKSNPDPSLAPLHSDPPSPSAAPSPLHLSPPSPTEPLISPQSSVGEPCNSGGRLEDFLESTTGTSLLGMEPDGGLTLIDDLHSQMLSTPSILDHPPSPMDTSDLGFSSHSPGLDFGDPTLDSMDWLDISMVGSASGGSEGNGGGRGGSGGGEGDGGTSLAPLAPHTPQSVFSTDFLDSTDLHWESCL, encoded by the exons ATGATAATGCTGGACACCAACCACTGCCTGTCCTTTGAACCCTCCCCCATGGGCTCTCCTCCAATGCCAGATGACATTGATAAGGAGGACCTGAAGATGGATCACGACAGGCTCGTCTATCACAGCCTGAAGGAAG GTCGACATAGTGGTGAAAGGGGGCGATCTTATAACCAAGAGACCACAG TCCTCCAACTCAAACTTCAGCAGAGACGCACACGAGAGGAGCTGGTCAGCCAAGGGATCATGCCAC CACTGAAGAGCCCGGCAGCCTTTCACGAACAACGGAGGAGCCTGGAGCGAGCAAGG ACCGAGGACTACCTGAAGAGGAAGATCCGGTGTCGCCCTGAACGCTCTGAGCTGGTCAGGATGCACATTCTGGAGG AGACGTCAGCGGAGCCGTCTCTGCAGGCcaagcagctgcagctgaagcGAGCACGACTGGCTGACGACCTCAACGACAAGATCTCTCACAGACCGGGTCCCATCGAACTGGTCCACAAGAACATCCTGTCCGTCACCTGCCCCGTGCAGCACTCACTGCTGG ATTCTCCAAAGGGAGCTGGGGGAGAGAGCTCATCTCTGGATGAGGACAGCAGCGATGCTCTGTCGCCCGACCAGCTGACCAATCACGACTCTCCCCTGAGCGCTGTCCCTCAGATGTCCCCCTCCGAAGTGCTCACCCCAAATGGAGACCTTTCTCCCACACAG TTTCTCACacagccgccgccgcctccgcctccgccgccgcctcctcctcccctggtGAACGGGTCAGACTCTTCCCCTCTCCCAAAAATCACAAACGGGACAACAATTATGTCAGCATCCTCCCGCTCTTCTACCGGACAGGTCAAG TCTCAGGCCAAGTCAAGTTCAGACCGTCCTCCACAGAGACCTAAGAAACCAAAGGACAGCAAGCCCAAG GTGAAGAAGCTGAAGTACCATCAGTACATCCCTCCAGACCAGAAGGCAGACAAGGAGCGTCCACCTCAGATGGACTCGTCCTATGCGAagctcctccaccagcagcagctcttcctgCAGCTGCAGATTCTCAGtcagcaacagcagcactaCAACTACCACACCATTCTGCCCGCCCCTCCCAA GCCACAAACTGAGCAGCCTTCTACAACCAACTCCGGCCCCTCTCCCTCCCGCAGCGTTCACACGACCACCACCACGGCCCCCTCCAGCCAGACGGGGACTGTCCGTCAGAGCCAAACTGCAGTGGGAGGAGCCAAACCGGCCACGCTGCCAGCCAACCTGGACGAGTTCAAA GTCGCAGAGTTGAAACAAGAACTGAAATTGCGTGGTTTGACCGTCTCCGGCACTAAGAATGATCTCATTGAGAGGCTTCGCAACTACCAAGAGCAAAATGGCGGCGCCCCGACGGGTTTGAAGAATAGCATACCGCAGCCAAGTCTGAAGGGCGGCACCACCACTGCTGTTAGCACCATTACATCTTCTCCAACCACAACTTCCACCCCTGACCACCATCCAACAGAGGGTGGGTTCAAGTTGGATCTGGCGTCTTTGTGTCATGCGGTTCCCGGGCGGGTCATGCGATTTGGAAGCACCAGCTCCAGCCCTCCAGTTTCACCTACGCCGTCTGAGAGGTCGTTGGCTGGGATGAGTCCAGATGAGACGAGCTGTAacggagacatgtttggagagaTG GTGAGCTCTCCCCTGACCCAGCTCACCCTCCACCCATCTCCTCAACACCCATCAAACGTCTCTCCGCTCTCCCAGCCACTCTCCGTAGTCAAAGAGGAGATCCAGAGCTCATGCTGCCTGTCCAGGACTTCGCCTTCATCTGTCCAGCCTCCCGAGCACCAACAAGGAATAGCCATGGAAACGTCCTCTATGGACAAAGACCAGATGCTCCAGGAGAAGGACAAACAGATTGAGGAGCTAACAAGGATGCTGAGGCAGAAGCAAAGACTGGTTGAGACCCTCAGGTCCCAGCTGGAGCAAGGCAAGATAGCAGGTGGGATAGTGGTGAAGAAGGAAGGCGGTGAGAAGAACAGAGCATCTCCAGAGGTCAAACTCCAAACTTTAATAAAGGCCTCGGCCATTCAACCCCCTACACTCCCTAATGGCATCGTGCTGAAGGTgaagaaggaggtggagcttgaGGAAGGAATGGAGGGAGTGACAGAGGAGGCTCAAGCTAAGAAGCCCACCCAGCCCATGCAGTGCTCTCAAGAGACTCTGCTCCGGCTGCAGCAGATCCATCGGCTGCAGGTCCAACAAGCCGAGCTGCAGAAACAGCAGCCGCAACTTAAGCAGCGGCTGAGTCAGGTGCAACTGCATAAAGTGCCAGAGGCTAAACTGAACCCTcaaaagcaacagcagcagaagagagACGCTCAAATcctgctccagcagcagcagcaactgcagcagctgatcatacaacaaacacaacagaaacaactcCTGGCCCAGCAGAAGTTAGCACAGCAGAAACTTGCCCAGCAGAAACTCGCACAACAGAAGCTGGTGCAGCAAAACCAGCTCAAGCAAAGCCAAGGGCAGGTGCAAGCTCAGCAGAAGAACCAGGTTCAGCTGAAACAGgttcaggtccagatccagaACCCGACAGTGACGAACCAGAAACCGGGATTGACCCAGAGCcagcagaggaagcagcagagggCTCAGCAAaggcagcagaaacagcagacGGCAGCAGCTACCACACAACAG GTGACTCCAGTCACCATCAACCAACAGAACGGCACTCCACTCCACACCCCGGCCATTTCCCTGGACCTCCTAAAGGCTAATGGTACACCCACGCTGGTCACAGACACCAATGGCAATCACTACCTGATCGCTCTCACCAGTCACGCCACAGAGGGACAGAACGGAGTGTCCTCATTGGCCAAAACCAACGGGCGCATCACGCTGCAG AGATTGCAGTCGACTCCAAGTAAACTCCCCAGTGCTGACACCCAATCAAAAGCGAAACCAGAGGCGGAACCTGTGAGCCAACCAATCAAAAAG GGACAGAAGGCAGGGCTGCACTTGGACACCAATGGCGCTCCACAGCCCAGCCTCGCGGCCACCGCCCCGCCCAACCTGCAGCCGTTCTTCGACGACCTGTCAGAAAACGAAAGCCAAAGCAACCTGATGTCATCTCTCAAG cagagagaggaggtgtgTCCGCCTTACGACCGGCACACACTGttcacccctccctctcccaaACCCAACACCACCCTTCCTCCTCAACGCTCTAAA GAGAATGGAGTGAACAGCCAGCAGATGGACGACCTGTTTGACATCCTGCTCAAGAGTGGAG AGATCCCAGGCTTCAAGTCCAACCCGGACCCGTCCCTCGCCCCTCTGCACTCTGACCCACCTTCCCCGTCCGCCGCCCCGTCCCCGCTCcacctctcccctccctcccccacggAGCCCCTCATCTCCCCTCAGTCCTCCGTGGGGGAGCCCTGCAACAGCGGCGGGCGCctggaggacttcctggagAGCACCACGGGCACCTCTCTGCTGGGCATGGAGCCCGACGGCGGCCTGACACTGATCGACGACCTCCACAGCCAGATGCTGAGCACGCCCAGCATCCTGgaccaccctccctcccccatgGACACGTCCGACCTGGGCTTCTCGTCTCACTCCCCGGGGCTGGACTTTGGCGACCCCACTCTAGACAGCATGGACTGGCTGGACATCTCCATGGTGGGGAGCGCGAGCGGCGGGAGCGAGGGCAACGGAGGGGGGCGAGGAGGATCGGGGGGAGGCGAAGGAGACGGGGGGACGAGTTTAGCGCCGCTCGCTCCGCACACTCCACAGAGCGTCTTCTCGACCGACTTTCTGGACAGCACAGACCTGCACTGGGAGTCGTGTCTGTAG
- the mrtfab gene encoding myocardin related transcription factor Ab isoform X1 codes for MIMLDTNHCLSFEPSPMGSPPMPDDIDKEDLKMDHDRLVYHSLKEGRHSGERGRSYNQETTVLQLKLQQRRTREELVSQGIMPPLKSPAAFHEQRRSLERARTEDYLKRKIRCRPERSELVRMHILEETSAEPSLQAKQLQLKRARLADDLNDKISHRPGPIELVHKNILSVTCPVQHSLLDSPKGAGGESSSLDEDSSDALSPDQLTNHDSPLSAVPQMSPSEVLTPNGDLSPTQFLTQPPPPPPPPPPPPPLVNGSDSSPLPKITNGTTIMSASSRSSTGQVKSQAKSSSDRPPQRPKKPKDSKPKVKKLKYHQYIPPDQKADKERPPQMDSSYAKLLHQQQLFLQLQILSQQQQHYNYHTILPAPPKPQTEQPSTTNSGPSPSRSVHTTTTTAPSSQTGTVRQSQTAVGGAKPATLPANLDEFKVAELKQELKLRGLTVSGTKNDLIERLRNYQEQNGGAPTGLKNSIPQPSLKGGTTTAVSTITSSPTTTSTPDHHPTEGGFKLDLASLCHAVPGRVMRFGSTSSSPPVSPTPSERSLAGMSPDETSCNGDMFGEMVSSPLTQLTLHPSPQHPSNVSPLSQPLSVVKEEIQSSCCLSRTSPSSVQPPEHQQGIAMETSSMDKDQMLQEKDKQIEELTRMLRQKQRLVETLRSQLEQGKIAGGIVVKKEGGEKNRASPEVKLQTLIKASAIQPPTLPNGIVLKVKKEVELEEGMEGVTEEAQAKKPTQPMQCSQETLLRLQQIHRLQVQQAELQKQQPQLKQRLSQVQLHKVPEAKLNPQKQQQQKRDAQILLQQQQQLQQLIIQQTQQKQLLAQQKLAQQKLAQQKLAQQKLVQQNQLKQSQGQVQAQQKNQVQLKQVQVQIQNPTVTNQKPGLTQSQQRKQQRAQQRQQKQQTAAATTQQVTPVTINQQNGTPLHTPAISLDLLKANGTPTLVTDTNGNHYLIALTSHATEGQNGVSSLAKTNGRITLQRLQSTPSKLPSADTQSKAKPEAEPVSQPIKKGQKAGLHLDTNGAPQPSLAATAPPNLQPFFDDLSENESQSNLMSSLKQREEVCPPYDRHTLFTPPSPKPNTTLPPQRSKQENGVNSQQMDDLFDILLKSGEIPGFKSNPDPSLAPLHSDPPSPSAAPSPLHLSPPSPTEPLISPQSSVGEPCNSGGRLEDFLESTTGTSLLGMEPDGGLTLIDDLHSQMLSTPSILDHPPSPMDTSDLGFSSHSPGLDFGDPTLDSMDWLDISMVGSASGGSEGNGGGRGGSGGGEGDGGTSLAPLAPHTPQSVFSTDFLDSTDLHWESCL; via the exons ATGATAATGCTGGACACCAACCACTGCCTGTCCTTTGAACCCTCCCCCATGGGCTCTCCTCCAATGCCAGATGACATTGATAAGGAGGACCTGAAGATGGATCACGACAGGCTCGTCTATCACAGCCTGAAGGAAG GTCGACATAGTGGTGAAAGGGGGCGATCTTATAACCAAGAGACCACAG TCCTCCAACTCAAACTTCAGCAGAGACGCACACGAGAGGAGCTGGTCAGCCAAGGGATCATGCCAC CACTGAAGAGCCCGGCAGCCTTTCACGAACAACGGAGGAGCCTGGAGCGAGCAAGG ACCGAGGACTACCTGAAGAGGAAGATCCGGTGTCGCCCTGAACGCTCTGAGCTGGTCAGGATGCACATTCTGGAGG AGACGTCAGCGGAGCCGTCTCTGCAGGCcaagcagctgcagctgaagcGAGCACGACTGGCTGACGACCTCAACGACAAGATCTCTCACAGACCGGGTCCCATCGAACTGGTCCACAAGAACATCCTGTCCGTCACCTGCCCCGTGCAGCACTCACTGCTGG ATTCTCCAAAGGGAGCTGGGGGAGAGAGCTCATCTCTGGATGAGGACAGCAGCGATGCTCTGTCGCCCGACCAGCTGACCAATCACGACTCTCCCCTGAGCGCTGTCCCTCAGATGTCCCCCTCCGAAGTGCTCACCCCAAATGGAGACCTTTCTCCCACACAG TTTCTCACacagccgccgccgcctccgcctccgccgccgcctcctcctcccctggtGAACGGGTCAGACTCTTCCCCTCTCCCAAAAATCACAAACGGGACAACAATTATGTCAGCATCCTCCCGCTCTTCTACCGGACAGGTCAAG TCTCAGGCCAAGTCAAGTTCAGACCGTCCTCCACAGAGACCTAAGAAACCAAAGGACAGCAAGCCCAAG GTGAAGAAGCTGAAGTACCATCAGTACATCCCTCCAGACCAGAAGGCAGACAAGGAGCGTCCACCTCAGATGGACTCGTCCTATGCGAagctcctccaccagcagcagctcttcctgCAGCTGCAGATTCTCAGtcagcaacagcagcactaCAACTACCACACCATTCTGCCCGCCCCTCCCAA GCCACAAACTGAGCAGCCTTCTACAACCAACTCCGGCCCCTCTCCCTCCCGCAGCGTTCACACGACCACCACCACGGCCCCCTCCAGCCAGACGGGGACTGTCCGTCAGAGCCAAACTGCAGTGGGAGGAGCCAAACCGGCCACGCTGCCAGCCAACCTGGACGAGTTCAAA GTCGCAGAGTTGAAACAAGAACTGAAATTGCGTGGTTTGACCGTCTCCGGCACTAAGAATGATCTCATTGAGAGGCTTCGCAACTACCAAGAGCAAAATGGCGGCGCCCCGACGGGTTTGAAGAATAGCATACCGCAGCCAAGTCTGAAGGGCGGCACCACCACTGCTGTTAGCACCATTACATCTTCTCCAACCACAACTTCCACCCCTGACCACCATCCAACAGAGGGTGGGTTCAAGTTGGATCTGGCGTCTTTGTGTCATGCGGTTCCCGGGCGGGTCATGCGATTTGGAAGCACCAGCTCCAGCCCTCCAGTTTCACCTACGCCGTCTGAGAGGTCGTTGGCTGGGATGAGTCCAGATGAGACGAGCTGTAacggagacatgtttggagagaTG GTGAGCTCTCCCCTGACCCAGCTCACCCTCCACCCATCTCCTCAACACCCATCAAACGTCTCTCCGCTCTCCCAGCCACTCTCCGTAGTCAAAGAGGAGATCCAGAGCTCATGCTGCCTGTCCAGGACTTCGCCTTCATCTGTCCAGCCTCCCGAGCACCAACAAGGAATAGCCATGGAAACGTCCTCTATGGACAAAGACCAGATGCTCCAGGAGAAGGACAAACAGATTGAGGAGCTAACAAGGATGCTGAGGCAGAAGCAAAGACTGGTTGAGACCCTCAGGTCCCAGCTGGAGCAAGGCAAGATAGCAGGTGGGATAGTGGTGAAGAAGGAAGGCGGTGAGAAGAACAGAGCATCTCCAGAGGTCAAACTCCAAACTTTAATAAAGGCCTCGGCCATTCAACCCCCTACACTCCCTAATGGCATCGTGCTGAAGGTgaagaaggaggtggagcttgaGGAAGGAATGGAGGGAGTGACAGAGGAGGCTCAAGCTAAGAAGCCCACCCAGCCCATGCAGTGCTCTCAAGAGACTCTGCTCCGGCTGCAGCAGATCCATCGGCTGCAGGTCCAACAAGCCGAGCTGCAGAAACAGCAGCCGCAACTTAAGCAGCGGCTGAGTCAGGTGCAACTGCATAAAGTGCCAGAGGCTAAACTGAACCCTcaaaagcaacagcagcagaagagagACGCTCAAATcctgctccagcagcagcagcaactgcagcagctgatcatacaacaaacacaacagaaacaactcCTGGCCCAGCAGAAGTTAGCACAGCAGAAACTTGCCCAGCAGAAACTCGCACAACAGAAGCTGGTGCAGCAAAACCAGCTCAAGCAAAGCCAAGGGCAGGTGCAAGCTCAGCAGAAGAACCAGGTTCAGCTGAAACAGgttcaggtccagatccagaACCCGACAGTGACGAACCAGAAACCGGGATTGACCCAGAGCcagcagaggaagcagcagagggCTCAGCAAaggcagcagaaacagcagacGGCAGCAGCTACCACACAACAG GTGACTCCAGTCACCATCAACCAACAGAACGGCACTCCACTCCACACCCCGGCCATTTCCCTGGACCTCCTAAAGGCTAATGGTACACCCACGCTGGTCACAGACACCAATGGCAATCACTACCTGATCGCTCTCACCAGTCACGCCACAGAGGGACAGAACGGAGTGTCCTCATTGGCCAAAACCAACGGGCGCATCACGCTGCAG AGATTGCAGTCGACTCCAAGTAAACTCCCCAGTGCTGACACCCAATCAAAAGCGAAACCAGAGGCGGAACCTGTGAGCCAACCAATCAAAAAG GGACAGAAGGCAGGGCTGCACTTGGACACCAATGGCGCTCCACAGCCCAGCCTCGCGGCCACCGCCCCGCCCAACCTGCAGCCGTTCTTCGACGACCTGTCAGAAAACGAAAGCCAAAGCAACCTGATGTCATCTCTCAAG cagagagaggaggtgtgTCCGCCTTACGACCGGCACACACTGttcacccctccctctcccaaACCCAACACCACCCTTCCTCCTCAACGCTCTAAA CAGGAGAATGGAGTGAACAGCCAGCAGATGGACGACCTGTTTGACATCCTGCTCAAGAGTGGAG AGATCCCAGGCTTCAAGTCCAACCCGGACCCGTCCCTCGCCCCTCTGCACTCTGACCCACCTTCCCCGTCCGCCGCCCCGTCCCCGCTCcacctctcccctccctcccccacggAGCCCCTCATCTCCCCTCAGTCCTCCGTGGGGGAGCCCTGCAACAGCGGCGGGCGCctggaggacttcctggagAGCACCACGGGCACCTCTCTGCTGGGCATGGAGCCCGACGGCGGCCTGACACTGATCGACGACCTCCACAGCCAGATGCTGAGCACGCCCAGCATCCTGgaccaccctccctcccccatgGACACGTCCGACCTGGGCTTCTCGTCTCACTCCCCGGGGCTGGACTTTGGCGACCCCACTCTAGACAGCATGGACTGGCTGGACATCTCCATGGTGGGGAGCGCGAGCGGCGGGAGCGAGGGCAACGGAGGGGGGCGAGGAGGATCGGGGGGAGGCGAAGGAGACGGGGGGACGAGTTTAGCGCCGCTCGCTCCGCACACTCCACAGAGCGTCTTCTCGACCGACTTTCTGGACAGCACAGACCTGCACTGGGAGTCGTGTCTGTAG